One genomic window of Mucilaginibacter terrenus includes the following:
- the xth gene encoding exodeoxyribonuclease III codes for MKIATYNVNGVNGRLPVLLRWLNESAPDIVCLQELKAPQEKFPEQEIRDAGYNAIWHGQKSWNGVAILAKGMDIEERSRVLPGDPEDLHSRYIEANVNDIIIGGLYLPNGNPAPGPKFDYKLQWFDRLIKHAAELLKLELPVILTGDYNVMPTELDVYKPERWGEDALFRPETRAAFKALTDQGWTDAIRKLYPDEVIYTFFDYFRNAYGRNAGLRIDHFLLSPTLSPRLKAAQVDRHVRGWEKTSDHCPVWIEVADK; via the coding sequence ATGAAAATAGCCACTTATAATGTAAACGGGGTCAATGGCCGTTTGCCCGTACTGCTGCGCTGGCTTAATGAGAGCGCCCCTGATATTGTTTGTTTACAGGAGCTGAAAGCCCCGCAGGAAAAGTTTCCGGAGCAGGAGATACGTGATGCAGGGTATAACGCCATTTGGCATGGGCAAAAAAGCTGGAACGGCGTGGCCATACTGGCAAAAGGTATGGATATAGAGGAACGCAGCAGGGTGCTGCCCGGTGATCCCGAAGACCTGCACAGCCGGTATATTGAGGCTAACGTGAACGATATTATTATTGGTGGCTTGTACCTGCCCAATGGCAACCCCGCGCCCGGGCCAAAGTTTGACTATAAGCTGCAATGGTTTGACCGATTGATAAAACACGCTGCCGAACTGCTAAAGCTTGAATTGCCGGTTATCCTAACCGGCGATTATAATGTAATGCCAACTGAACTGGATGTTTATAAGCCCGAACGTTGGGGTGAGGACGCCCTCTTCCGCCCGGAAACCCGTGCGGCATTTAAAGCGCTTACAGACCAGGGCTGGACGGATGCTATACGCAAGCTATACCCGGATGAGGTGATCTATACCTTCTTTGATTATTTCCGCAATGCTTACGGGCGTAATGCCGGCTTACGCATAGACCACTTTTTGCTGAGCCCTACCCTGTCGCCACGGCTTAAGGCCGCGCAGGTAGACCGCCATGTACGTGGCTGGGAAAAAACCAGCGACCATTGCCCGGTATGGATAGAGGTAGCAGATAAGTAA
- a CDS encoding SGNH/GDSL hydrolase family protein produces MKLKLILPALLLSAGVYAQQAKPDTAAKAPAAKEDFSDDWADLRHYAAENKTLPAPTNKRVVFLGSSIFERWKALVPSYFTNPDYIDRGISGQIAPQLLLRFRQDVINLKPKAVIILAGSNDIAGSQGHVTTERIMDNVASMVELAKLHHIKVILCAYLPVFDYPWRKGLQPAEKIIALNKAVKAYAAANNLILLDYFTPLVDSRNGQKAELTLDGVHPNVAGYQIMAKVTDEAIAKALK; encoded by the coding sequence ATGAAATTAAAACTGATATTACCCGCGCTGCTACTGTCTGCTGGTGTTTACGCACAGCAGGCTAAACCGGATACCGCTGCAAAAGCTCCTGCCGCAAAAGAAGACTTTAGTGACGATTGGGCCGACCTCCGACACTATGCGGCCGAAAACAAAACACTGCCTGCACCAACAAACAAGCGCGTTGTATTTTTGGGGAGCTCTATATTTGAGCGTTGGAAAGCGTTGGTGCCATCGTATTTTACCAACCCCGATTATATTGACCGCGGCATAAGCGGGCAAATAGCGCCGCAGTTGCTGCTGCGTTTCAGGCAGGATGTTATCAACCTTAAACCTAAAGCAGTAATTATACTGGCGGGCAGTAACGACATTGCCGGTTCGCAGGGGCATGTAACTACGGAAAGGATAATGGACAATGTGGCCAGCATGGTAGAACTAGCCAAGCTGCATCATATAAAAGTTATCCTGTGCGCTTACCTGCCGGTGTTTGATTACCCATGGCGTAAAGGCCTGCAGCCTGCAGAAAAGATTATAGCCCTTAACAAAGCTGTTAAAGCTTACGCCGCCGCAAATAATTTGATCTTGCTTGACTATTTTACACCTCTGGTGGACAGCCGCAACGGGCAAAAGGCCGAACTGACACTGGACGGCGTGCACCCCAATGTAGCCGGTTACCAGATAATGGCAAAAGTAACCGATGAGGCCATTGCTAAGGCATTAAAGTAA
- a CDS encoding Na+/H+ antiporter, whose amino-acid sequence MHEILLLCLGLILSVCFLIVLAKKLRIAYPIFLVIAGLAISFIPGIPVIKIDPDMVFLGILPPILYDAAQNTSWKALWKWRRIIIAMALGFVLFTAGTVAWVSWLIIPGFTLAQGFLLGAIISPPDAAAATAVLQFVKLPKGMVSILEGESLLNDATSLTVFRFALAAIISSNFVWYNAADGFVVVVISGIAIGLLLGFVFYAIYRWLPTNSNLDIAFALVLPYIIYLAAETVHSSGVLAVVSGGLFVSYKNHYVLTHSSRLKANAVWPSIVFILNAVIFFLIGLQLPAIIGGIGSMSFLDALKISLIITGVVIVSRLISALFAGWFTSFIGKYITVAQRKPGWRNPLTLSWIGMRGVVSLASALAIPLMINGHAFPHRQLILFITFVVIIVTLVGQGFTLPAVIKLVKPENLPDEMTEEHQVVKIEQKMLAEAEKVLGGKYKDDVGANDLLSCRLDIIRYKKELYEGAAGDDQKLAEANKMFKRFKAVMVDVIESERSALHAFRTTDGYDDDVITRIENRLDLEEEGLQGEGD is encoded by the coding sequence ATGCACGAAATCTTGTTGCTTTGCCTGGGGCTTATCCTCAGTGTATGTTTTCTTATCGTACTGGCAAAAAAGCTGCGCATAGCTTATCCTATATTTTTGGTAATAGCGGGGCTGGCCATCAGCTTTATCCCGGGCATCCCGGTAATTAAGATTGATCCTGATATGGTATTTCTTGGCATATTGCCACCCATATTGTACGATGCCGCCCAGAACACCTCCTGGAAAGCGCTTTGGAAATGGCGTCGTATTATCATCGCTATGGCTTTGGGGTTTGTGCTATTCACTGCAGGCACGGTGGCCTGGGTAAGCTGGCTTATCATTCCCGGCTTTACACTGGCACAGGGATTTTTGCTGGGCGCTATTATCTCCCCGCCTGATGCGGCTGCGGCTACGGCCGTACTACAGTTTGTGAAATTGCCTAAAGGCATGGTATCCATATTAGAAGGCGAGAGCCTGCTTAATGATGCCACTAGCTTAACCGTGTTCAGGTTTGCACTGGCAGCTATCATCAGCAGTAATTTTGTGTGGTACAATGCTGCAGACGGTTTTGTGGTAGTGGTAATATCGGGCATTGCTATAGGCCTGCTGCTGGGGTTTGTATTTTATGCCATTTATCGCTGGCTGCCAACCAACAGCAACCTGGATATCGCCTTCGCGCTGGTACTGCCGTATATTATTTATCTCGCTGCAGAAACGGTGCACTCCTCGGGCGTTTTGGCAGTGGTAAGCGGGGGCTTGTTCGTCTCCTATAAAAACCATTACGTACTTACACATAGCAGCAGGCTTAAAGCAAATGCCGTATGGCCCTCTATCGTGTTCATTTTAAACGCGGTCATATTTTTTTTAATAGGCCTTCAATTACCGGCGATCATCGGCGGTATAGGGTCAATGTCGTTTTTGGACGCGCTCAAGATCTCTCTTATTATCACCGGGGTTGTTATTGTCTCCAGGCTGATATCGGCACTGTTTGCGGGTTGGTTCACCAGTTTTATTGGTAAATACATCACCGTGGCGCAAAGAAAACCCGGATGGCGAAATCCCCTCACTTTGAGTTGGATAGGCATGCGCGGTGTGGTATCGTTAGCATCCGCCCTGGCTATCCCGCTCATGATCAATGGGCACGCTTTTCCGCACCGTCAACTTATATTATTTATCACCTTCGTGGTCATTATTGTTACGCTTGTGGGCCAGGGATTTACCTTACCTGCTGTAATAAAGCTTGTAAAACCAGAGAACCTGCCGGATGAAATGACCGAAGAACACCAGGTGGTTAAAATAGAGCAAAAGATGCTGGCAGAAGCAGAAAAGGTACTTGGCGGGAAGTACAAGGACGATGTAGGTGCAAACGACCTGCTGAGCTGCAGGCTGGATATCATACGCTATAAGAAAGAACTGTATGAAGGCGCAGCGGGTGATGACCAGAAGCTGGCTGAGGCCAACAAAATGTTTAAGCGGTTTAAAGCCGTAATGGTAGACGTAATAGAAAGTGAGCGCAGCGCCCTCCACGCGTTCAGGACCACAGACGGGTACGATGATGATGTTATTACCAGAATTGAGAACCGGCTGGACCTTGAAGAAGAGGGGCTACAAGGTGAAGGCGATTAA
- a CDS encoding PAS domain-containing sensor histidine kinase gives MSASENKLITVEEQFKLMADAAPILMWLAGTDKLCYFFNKGWLTFTGRTMEEEYGNGWTAGIHPNDLPQWLESYTVSFDTRKEFKIKYRLRRHDGQYRWMLDKGSPRYTADGTFAGYIGSCTDIEEVAGLRSSTDNITPAGSSSFVATLGDKLAISNEELAASNEELASMNEELNAANEQLQLSREELRVINASLEGKVVARTAELIAAQLEALNQRDRLKRFFLQAPAGICIMTGPDLVFELVNTFYHQLFPGRELLGKPVLEAVPEIKDQPIWDILQGVYHTGTTFEGNELLIPMARTDDGPVEERYFNFIYQPQRDLRDNVNGILVFVIEVTDTVLTKRAIQRSAEQFQMQLDVMPQIAWTNKPDGEVDFYNQQWYNYTGLDFEQTKAWGWREVIHPDDLQYNLDMYGKILSGNTGGEFEIREKRVDGVYRWHLVRMLPLKNEHGELIKWMGTATDIQDLKMLQAQKDDFISIASHELKTPVTSLRASLQLLNRMKDNPVPNIFPKLIDQANRSVEKIVELIDDLLDAGRLNESQLTINKKRFRIAELMENCCMYIRNGGKYELIFQGDKDLEVYGDEHRIDQVLSNFINNAVKYAPESKEIYLIAERHGDHIKIAVKDNGPGIAPDKIPHLFSKYYRAEYTGSQFSGLGLGLYISSEITKRHGGKIGVDSQLGHGSTFWILLPAA, from the coding sequence ATGTCTGCAAGCGAAAATAAATTAATTACCGTTGAAGAGCAGTTCAAGCTGATGGCTGACGCAGCGCCGATACTGATGTGGTTAGCCGGAACTGATAAGCTTTGCTACTTTTTTAACAAAGGCTGGCTTACGTTTACCGGCCGTACAATGGAAGAGGAATATGGCAACGGATGGACAGCAGGCATACACCCCAATGACTTGCCGCAATGGCTGGAAAGTTATACAGTGTCGTTTGATACACGTAAGGAATTCAAGATTAAATATCGGTTGCGCAGGCATGATGGCCAATATCGTTGGATGCTGGACAAAGGCTCGCCAAGGTACACTGCTGATGGTACGTTTGCAGGTTACATAGGCTCTTGTACCGATATTGAAGAAGTAGCCGGTTTGCGGTCATCGACAGACAATATCACTCCGGCCGGAAGTTCATCGTTCGTAGCAACATTAGGTGATAAACTTGCAATCTCGAATGAGGAGCTCGCGGCAAGTAACGAGGAACTGGCATCAATGAATGAAGAGTTGAATGCTGCCAACGAACAGTTACAACTATCCCGGGAAGAACTTAGGGTTATTAACGCGAGCCTTGAAGGAAAAGTAGTGGCACGCACAGCAGAGCTGATAGCGGCCCAGTTGGAAGCGCTTAACCAGCGCGACCGTTTAAAGCGTTTCTTTTTACAGGCACCGGCGGGTATCTGCATCATGACCGGACCTGACCTGGTTTTTGAGCTGGTGAACACGTTTTACCACCAACTTTTTCCGGGCAGGGAACTGCTGGGTAAACCGGTACTGGAGGCCGTGCCCGAAATAAAGGATCAGCCTATATGGGACATTTTGCAAGGCGTTTATCATACCGGGACAACCTTTGAAGGTAACGAACTGCTGATACCGATGGCCCGCACCGATGATGGCCCTGTTGAGGAACGGTACTTTAATTTTATCTACCAGCCACAGCGTGACCTCCGCGATAATGTGAACGGCATACTGGTTTTTGTTATAGAAGTAACGGATACCGTATTAACAAAACGGGCAATACAGCGCAGCGCCGAGCAGTTTCAAATGCAGCTGGATGTGATGCCCCAAATCGCGTGGACCAACAAGCCCGACGGGGAAGTTGATTTTTATAATCAGCAGTGGTACAATTACACCGGCCTCGATTTTGAACAAACTAAAGCATGGGGATGGCGAGAGGTTATTCACCCTGATGACCTGCAATACAACCTGGACATGTATGGTAAGATACTAAGCGGGAACACGGGCGGCGAGTTTGAGATAAGGGAAAAGCGGGTAGATGGTGTTTACCGCTGGCACCTTGTACGGATGTTGCCCCTGAAAAATGAACATGGTGAATTAATAAAGTGGATGGGGACGGCTACCGATATACAGGACCTGAAAATGCTGCAGGCACAAAAGGACGATTTTATAAGCATTGCCAGCCACGAGCTTAAAACGCCGGTAACCAGCCTGCGTGCCTCGTTGCAGTTGCTCAACAGGATGAAGGATAACCCTGTTCCAAATATTTTTCCGAAGCTTATAGACCAGGCAAACCGCAGTGTTGAGAAGATTGTTGAACTGATTGATGACCTGCTGGATGCCGGCCGGCTAAACGAAAGCCAGCTAACCATCAACAAAAAACGCTTTAGAATAGCCGAGTTGATGGAGAACTGCTGCATGTATATCCGCAACGGTGGTAAGTACGAGCTGATTTTTCAGGGGGATAAAGATCTGGAGGTATACGGCGATGAACACCGGATAGACCAGGTGCTTAGTAATTTCATTAACAACGCCGTTAAGTATGCACCGGAATCAAAAGAGATATACCTTATTGCCGAAAGGCATGGCGACCACATAAAAATTGCTGTAAAGGATAACGGGCCTGGTATAGCACCAGACAAAATACCACACTTGTTCAGTAAATATTATCGCGCGGAGTACACCGGCTCCCAATTCTCGGGGCTTGGACTGGGTTTATACATCAGTTCGGAAATCACTAAAAGGCATGGTGGGAAAATTGGGGTAGACAGCCAGCTGGGGCATGGCAGCACTTTTTGGATTTTATTACCTGCAGCTTAA
- a CDS encoding M16 family metallopeptidase translates to MNFNRKLSLTAMALLIAGGSFAQVKRKPTPSPKQKPVPVADQVRGNILPVDPSVLIGKLPNGLTYYIRHNEQPKNRAELYLVVKAGSVLETDAQQGLAHFVEHMAFNGTRDYPKNNLVNYLQKSGVRFGADLNAYTSFDETVYQLPLPTDSAEVFQQGFNILANWAGQISFDPSEIDKERGVVLEEARLRGKNAQERLSQQTLPVIANNSRYATRLPIGKEDIIKSFTSETIKSFYKDWYRPDLQAVIAVGDFDVKTVEQYIKNKFSSLANPAGEKPRVVYAVPPTPGTVVKIATDKEFPYTLAQIIVKHPKTTIRTQANYMQSLRVNLFNYMINERLNELQQKPEPPFLYARANYAATIGNQDAFSSTVVSKPGDLEHAVKVLVGETERARKFGFTLTELERAKQAMLVQIQNAYNERDKTNSTSFIREYSQNFLNGEAIPGIAFEYTFIAENINRISTAEMNGLAGKFISDQNRVIIVEGPEADKDKLPSDKTILGWIGSAGANVTAYVDNVTTRPLMEKKPEGSKVVSEVKDEAIGTTTYVLQNGVKVILKPTDFKNNQVLINGYSFGGTSLANDQDFTSANLAAPIIGSSGIADFNQGMLDKMLAGKNVSVNPYISDITQGINANASPADFETAMQLIYLYFTQPRKDADIWKGNINQTRSILATRGVDPGSVFQDTVAAALSNNNFRSMVTTTANLNAATLDKAYNFYKDRFSDASGFTFTFVGNFDPEVLKPYIEAYLGGLPSTNKKETYRDLNIHPAEGQITKTVYKGIDDKATVQLVFSGKYDYSEPNNLQMDALEEVLNIKLTERLREQESSVYAPGVRFAYNKLPSARYTVTIYFTCGSANVDKLIAATMDEISKLKLNGAQPADIQKFVAEEARSTQVQLKDNIFWAGYLGAAAQNGQNPDDILSHVSHLDQVTPASTKATALKYLNSSNLIKLILMPEKK, encoded by the coding sequence ATGAACTTTAACAGAAAACTTTCTTTAACCGCAATGGCGCTGCTTATTGCCGGCGGCAGCTTTGCACAGGTTAAAAGAAAGCCTACACCATCCCCTAAACAAAAACCCGTACCCGTGGCAGACCAGGTACGCGGCAACATACTACCGGTAGACCCATCCGTGCTTATTGGCAAACTGCCCAACGGCTTAACCTACTATATCCGTCATAACGAGCAGCCTAAGAACCGCGCCGAACTTTACCTTGTAGTAAAAGCAGGGTCCGTATTGGAGACTGATGCGCAGCAGGGCCTTGCACACTTTGTAGAGCACATGGCCTTTAACGGCACGCGCGACTACCCTAAGAACAACCTGGTAAACTACCTTCAAAAATCGGGCGTACGATTTGGCGCCGATCTTAACGCATATACATCTTTTGACGAAACAGTTTACCAGCTGCCGCTACCTACAGATAGCGCAGAGGTCTTTCAGCAAGGCTTTAATATTTTAGCCAACTGGGCAGGACAGATCAGCTTTGATCCTTCTGAAATTGATAAAGAACGCGGCGTTGTGCTTGAAGAAGCACGTCTTCGGGGCAAGAACGCGCAGGAACGACTAAGCCAGCAAACGTTGCCGGTAATTGCCAATAACTCGCGCTACGCTACCCGCCTGCCTATCGGCAAAGAAGACATTATAAAATCTTTTACCAGCGAAACCATAAAAAGCTTTTACAAGGATTGGTACCGGCCAGACCTGCAAGCAGTAATTGCCGTTGGCGACTTTGACGTAAAAACTGTTGAACAATACATTAAAAATAAATTTTCGTCGCTGGCAAATCCGGCTGGAGAAAAGCCAAGGGTAGTTTACGCCGTACCGCCAACGCCCGGCACCGTAGTGAAGATTGCTACAGATAAAGAGTTCCCGTATACGCTGGCGCAAATAATTGTTAAACACCCTAAAACAACCATCCGCACACAGGCAAACTACATGCAAAGCCTGCGCGTGAACCTGTTTAACTACATGATCAACGAGCGCCTTAACGAGCTGCAGCAGAAGCCCGAGCCGCCGTTCCTGTACGCGCGTGCAAACTATGCGGCTACTATTGGCAATCAGGACGCGTTCTCTTCTACCGTGGTATCAAAGCCAGGCGACCTGGAGCATGCTGTTAAAGTATTAGTTGGCGAAACAGAGCGCGCCCGTAAATTTGGCTTTACGCTTACCGAACTTGAACGTGCCAAGCAAGCTATGCTGGTGCAGATACAAAACGCATACAATGAGCGCGATAAAACCAATTCTACCAGCTTTATACGCGAATACAGTCAAAATTTCCTAAACGGTGAAGCTATACCGGGTATAGCGTTTGAATATACTTTTATAGCAGAGAACATCAATCGCATTAGCACTGCCGAAATGAACGGTTTAGCAGGTAAATTCATTAGTGACCAAAATCGGGTGATTATAGTTGAAGGCCCGGAAGCTGATAAAGATAAACTACCCTCAGACAAAACAATTTTGGGGTGGATTGGCTCCGCAGGTGCAAACGTTACGGCTTACGTGGACAACGTTACCACTCGTCCATTAATGGAGAAAAAGCCTGAAGGATCTAAAGTAGTAAGCGAAGTTAAAGATGAAGCCATAGGAACTACCACTTACGTGCTGCAAAACGGCGTAAAGGTGATACTTAAACCAACTGACTTTAAGAACAACCAGGTATTAATAAACGGCTACAGCTTTGGCGGAACCTCCCTTGCAAACGACCAGGACTTTACATCAGCCAACCTGGCAGCGCCGATAATAGGCAGCAGCGGTATTGCCGATTTTAATCAGGGCATGCTGGATAAAATGTTGGCAGGTAAAAACGTTAGTGTAAACCCGTACATCAGCGATATCACACAAGGTATAAACGCTAACGCCTCTCCTGCAGATTTTGAGACAGCAATGCAGCTTATTTACCTGTATTTCACTCAGCCACGCAAAGATGCCGATATCTGGAAGGGCAACATCAACCAAACACGTTCTATACTGGCCACCCGTGGGGTAGATCCCGGTAGCGTGTTCCAGGATACGGTTGCGGCTGCACTCAGCAATAATAACTTTCGCTCCATGGTTACCACCACTGCAAACCTGAACGCAGCAACGCTGGACAAGGCGTACAACTTCTATAAAGATCGTTTTAGTGACGCCAGCGGGTTTACTTTTACCTTCGTGGGGAACTTTGACCCGGAAGTGTTAAAACCTTACATAGAGGCTTATTTAGGTGGCCTTCCTTCAACTAATAAAAAAGAAACGTACCGTGATCTCAATATCCACCCAGCGGAAGGACAGATCACCAAAACAGTTTATAAGGGCATTGATGATAAAGCTACTGTTCAGCTGGTGTTTAGCGGCAAATACGACTACAGCGAGCCAAACAACCTGCAGATGGATGCCCTTGAAGAGGTGCTCAACATTAAGCTAACGGAGCGCTTGCGGGAGCAGGAAAGCAGCGTTTACGCGCCGGGGGTGCGTTTTGCTTACAACAAGCTGCCATCCGCTAGGTACACCGTTACAATATACTTTACCTGCGGCAGCGCCAATGTTGATAAACTTATTGCTGCAACAATGGATGAGATAAGCAAACTGAAGCTTAACGGAGCACAGCCTGCCGATATTCAAAAGTTTGTAGCTGAAGAAGCGCGCTCTACCCAGGTGCAGCTTAAGGATAACATTTTTTGGGCAGGATACCTGGGTGCAGCCGCGCAAAACGGCCAAAACCCCGACGATATCTTGAGCCATGTAAGTCACCTGGACCAGGTGACACCGGCAAGCACTAAGGCAACTGCTTTAAAATACCTCAATAGCAGTAACCTTATCAAGCTGATATTGATGCCTGAAAAGAAGTAA
- a CDS encoding ligase-associated DNA damage response DEXH box helicase, with protein sequence MNSKGQQVIQQWYKQKQWKQFPFQREMEEAYLSGYSGLLNAPTGSGKTFALFLPFLADFINKHPDTYQTKNNNGLLMLWITPLRALTNDIRKAMQEVCDELGMPWRILTRTGDTSAADKASLKRKLPEVLLTTPESLHLMLAQKEYAKVFQGLQVLVCDEWHELLGTKRGVQVELGLSRLKKLASGDQQFAISSVQSTELIKPQTANRQLRSLNRQLKIWGISATIGNLEQAAEVLLGNDFPPDQIRMVRAKIDKRLVIESVIPENIENYSWAGHIGVKLLPQVMEIVAKSKTTLIFTNTRSQSEIWYHAIIDNYPEYAGIMAMHHGSLDNELRNWVEQALHAEALKVVVCTSSLDLGVDFRPVDTVVQVGSPKGVARFMQRAGRSGHHPGAISKAYFVPTHSLELLEGAALKDAIKKGVFESRDPMLLTFDVLIQYMVTLAVSDGFRADELFAELKSTFAFADMRRDEYNKLLDFIVSGGKTLAQYDEFLKVEVENGLFKVNSRRVAMRHRLSIGTITSELSIRVKWLSGGSLGTLEEGFISKLKPGNTFWFAGRSLEFIKVKDMTAYVKKSKATKGLIPSWAGGRMPLSSQLSAVFRDKLDEVAHGIEQDIEVKALKPLFDLQSQLSHLPQSHEFLIESFKSKEGHHLLFYPFEGRLVHEGMASLLAYRISRIRPASFSIAMNDYGFELLTDEDIPIEEALEDADFFSINNLIEDIQNSLNANEMARRRFRDIAHIGGLVFTGYPGQQIKNKHLQASTSLLFEVFNEYEPDNLLVRQAYNEALAFQLEEFRLRAALQRIQKQSIVLKVIERPTPFAFPIMVDSLGREKLTTETMEERIAKMARRYHVDEEDAGKIAPKPRRVGVIRKKGF encoded by the coding sequence ATGAATTCAAAAGGGCAGCAGGTCATTCAGCAATGGTATAAACAGAAGCAATGGAAACAGTTTCCGTTCCAGCGTGAGATGGAGGAAGCTTACCTCTCCGGCTACTCCGGTCTGCTAAATGCGCCTACAGGCAGTGGTAAAACATTTGCGCTGTTTTTGCCATTCCTCGCCGATTTCATCAACAAGCATCCAGACACTTATCAAACCAAAAACAACAACGGTTTGCTGATGCTGTGGATCACGCCGCTTCGCGCACTCACTAACGACATCCGCAAAGCGATGCAGGAAGTATGCGACGAATTGGGTATGCCCTGGCGGATACTTACCCGTACCGGCGACACATCTGCCGCAGATAAAGCCTCGTTGAAGAGAAAACTACCCGAAGTACTGCTAACCACGCCTGAAAGCCTGCACCTGATGCTTGCCCAAAAAGAATATGCAAAAGTTTTCCAGGGTTTGCAGGTATTGGTTTGCGATGAGTGGCACGAACTGCTGGGCACCAAGCGCGGCGTACAGGTAGAACTTGGATTGAGTAGGCTGAAGAAGTTGGCATCAGGCGACCAGCAGTTTGCAATAAGCAGTGTTCAATCAACTGAATTGATTAAACCGCAAACTGCAAACCGCCAACTGCGATCTTTAAATCGCCAACTCAAGATATGGGGCATTTCTGCAACCATCGGCAATTTGGAACAGGCAGCTGAGGTACTGCTCGGGAACGATTTCCCACCGGACCAGATCAGGATGGTAAGGGCTAAAATTGATAAGCGCCTGGTGATAGAATCTGTAATCCCGGAGAATATAGAGAACTACTCGTGGGCTGGCCACATAGGAGTTAAGCTGCTGCCGCAGGTGATGGAGATTGTGGCCAAAAGTAAGACTACGCTGATATTTACCAATACCCGCTCACAGAGTGAGATATGGTACCACGCCATAATTGATAACTACCCTGAATACGCAGGCATTATGGCTATGCACCATGGTTCCCTGGATAACGAACTACGCAACTGGGTAGAGCAGGCACTGCATGCCGAAGCCTTAAAGGTGGTGGTATGTACCTCCAGTCTCGACCTCGGGGTGGATTTCCGGCCGGTGGATACCGTAGTACAGGTAGGCAGCCCTAAAGGTGTAGCACGTTTTATGCAGCGTGCCGGCCGTAGCGGCCACCACCCAGGGGCGATATCTAAAGCGTACTTTGTGCCTACCCACTCGCTTGAGTTGCTGGAGGGTGCCGCCTTAAAAGATGCCATAAAGAAAGGCGTGTTCGAGAGCCGGGACCCGATGCTGCTTACCTTCGATGTGCTGATACAGTACATGGTAACGCTGGCGGTTTCGGATGGCTTTAGGGCTGATGAACTGTTTGCCGAACTAAAGAGCACCTTTGCCTTTGCAGACATGCGCCGTGATGAATACAACAAACTGCTGGACTTTATTGTAAGCGGTGGCAAAACCCTTGCGCAGTACGACGAGTTTCTGAAGGTGGAAGTGGAAAACGGCCTTTTTAAAGTAAACAGCCGCCGGGTGGCCATGCGTCATCGCCTGAGCATTGGTACCATTACCAGTGAGCTAAGCATACGTGTAAAATGGCTCAGCGGCGGGAGCCTGGGCACCTTAGAAGAAGGTTTTATTTCTAAACTAAAACCCGGAAACACTTTCTGGTTCGCGGGTCGTAGCCTGGAGTTTATTAAAGTGAAGGACATGACCGCCTATGTAAAAAAATCAAAGGCAACTAAAGGACTAATCCCAAGCTGGGCAGGGGGCAGGATGCCGTTATCATCTCAACTTTCGGCGGTATTCCGCGATAAGCTGGACGAGGTGGCACACGGCATAGAACAGGATATAGAAGTTAAGGCGCTAAAACCATTGTTTGATCTGCAAAGCCAATTATCGCACCTTCCGCAAAGCCACGAGTTTTTAATAGAATCGTTTAAATCCAAAGAAGGTCATCACCTGCTGTTTTACCCTTTCGAGGGCCGCCTGGTACACGAGGGCATGGCCAGCTTGCTGGCTTACCGCATATCGCGTATAAGGCCTGCCAGCTTTTCTATCGCCATGAACGACTATGGGTTTGAACTGCTTACCGACGAAGATATCCCTATTGAAGAAGCATTGGAAGATGCCGACTTCTTCTCCATTAACAACCTGATAGAAGACATCCAGAACAGCCTTAATGCCAACGAAATGGCCCGGCGTCGCTTCCGGGATATTGCGCACATTGGTGGGTTGGTATTCACCGGCTACCCGGGGCAGCAGATCAAGAACAAGCATTTACAGGCCTCTACATCACTGTTGTTTGAGGTATTTAACGAGTACGAACCCGACAATCTGCTGGTACGGCAGGCTTACAATGAAGCCCTTGCCTTTCAGCTTGAAGAGTTTCGCCTAAGGGCCGCCCTGCAGCGTATACAAAAGCAAAGCATTGTTTTAAAGGTGATTGAACGCCCTACGCCATTTGCTTTCCCGATAATGGTTGACAGCCTTGGCCGTGAAAAGCTCACCACAGAAACGATGGAAGAACGTATTGCTAAAATGGCACGGCGGTACCATGTTGACGAAGAAGACGCCGGCAAGATCGCGCCAAAGCCCCGTCGTGTTGGTGTTATACGGAAGAAGGGTTTTTAG